One Nitrospirota bacterium DNA window includes the following coding sequences:
- a CDS encoding thioredoxin fold domain-containing protein: MQGEPLWEKRLETAVREAEAAQKPILLSFIDPRCPVCRQMEVDTFADERTVDFLRNNFITVQWTITGEAGLPAEFIVSGTPSFIVIDSSKEAYCCARGYLSPEDFISFLILAIAKMHFALGNINSASIILERVIADCPEGVSIPEAIYYRGLCKYMHTKSVDAMKEAYSLLLSRFPASRWTQRASAYKTL, encoded by the coding sequence ATGCAAGGGGAGCCACTCTGGGAGAAACGCCTTGAGACTGCTGTAAGGGAAGCGGAGGCAGCTCAAAAACCGATCCTGCTGTCGTTCATCGATCCTCGTTGTCCTGTCTGCCGGCAGATGGAGGTAGACACCTTTGCCGACGAGCGGACCGTAGACTTTCTCAGGAATAACTTCATAACGGTCCAATGGACAATAACCGGGGAGGCGGGCCTGCCGGCGGAATTCATCGTCTCGGGAACGCCGTCGTTTATCGTCATCGACAGCAGCAAAGAGGCGTATTGCTGCGCGAGGGGGTATCTTTCTCCCGAGGACTTCATCTCCTTTCTGATCCTCGCGATCGCCAAGATGCATTTTGCCCTGGGCAACATCAATAGCGCCTCTATCATATTGGAGAGAGTTATTGCGGACTGCCCTGAAGGCGTCTCGATCCCCGAGGCGATCTACTACCGCGGGCTCTGCAAGTACATGCATACCAAAAGCGTCGATGCCATGAAAGAGGCGTACAGCCTCCTCCTGAGCCGGTTCCCTGCAAGCCGCTGGACGCAGAGGGCGTCGGCATACAAAACCCTGTAG
- a CDS encoding multiheme c-type cytochrome translates to MGSHVLRPLFVVVGLVALVLIARIFVVPEDFGVGARGYMYGWHRPGNEEDWKNFTVKYRTAEYCNGCHADKYTSIGQSAHAAISCENCHGPAGEHPSDPPKLAIDRSREQCLRCHYPLPYAASGRGGIRGVDPGQHNPGVECSACHNPHHPSLEGLK, encoded by the coding sequence ATGGGAAGCCATGTTCTAAGACCCCTCTTTGTGGTCGTCGGGCTGGTGGCGCTGGTCCTGATCGCCCGGATCTTTGTTGTGCCGGAGGATTTCGGCGTCGGCGCGCGGGGGTACATGTACGGCTGGCACCGGCCGGGCAACGAAGAGGACTGGAAGAATTTCACGGTCAAATACCGGACTGCTGAATACTGCAACGGCTGCCACGCCGATAAGTACACGAGCATCGGGCAGTCGGCCCATGCGGCCATCAGCTGCGAAAACTGCCACGGCCCTGCCGGAGAGCACCCCTCCGATCCCCCGAAGCTCGCCATCGACAGGAGCAGGGAACAGTGTCTCAGATGCCACTATCCGCTTCCCTATGCTGCGAGCGGAAGAGGGGGTATCAGGGGCGTAGACCCCGGGCAGCACAATCCGGGCGTCGAGTGCTCGGCATGCCATAATCCGCACCATCCTTCGCTGGAGGGCCTCAAATGA
- the nrfD gene encoding NrfD/PsrC family molybdoenzyme membrane anchor subunit — MVHGEAWTLKELFTYPNEYIYWSIQIVMYPFMTGLVAGAFVLSSLYHVFGIKKLKDMARFSLVFSFALLFVAPMPLLFHLQQPLRGLYVFMTPHFTSAIAAFGIVFSTYGAIVASELWFVYRRHFVEAALPLKEKSGKSPVEWFTYLVFCALTLGVYDVSEKSLEKDEKAVKVLAAAGIPVALFLHGYAGFIFGSVKANALWMTPLMPVIFIMSAIVSGIALCMFTYIVAMELRKLFSASRRRAAFRALPADHSPAHQGRSLQGAEPGVIQITSRYLLLFLVAAISLELLDLIFRGYTAVKSWDVLRSVIYGKDFISIFILQYGLGNLVPLILFLMPGLTVRRALLGTLLVLFGVFMMRWNVVIGGQAFSLTFAGYMHYHLPIIPHDYETFKEGLAGALTVGLMPFPLFWVMSKIFPVFDSGGRHE; from the coding sequence ATGGTGCATGGAGAGGCCTGGACCCTGAAAGAGCTCTTCACCTATCCGAACGAGTATATCTACTGGAGCATCCAGATCGTCATGTACCCCTTCATGACCGGTCTCGTCGCCGGCGCCTTCGTGCTCTCGTCGCTCTACCATGTCTTCGGCATCAAGAAGCTCAAGGATATGGCGCGGTTCTCCCTCGTCTTCTCGTTCGCGCTTCTGTTCGTAGCGCCCATGCCGCTCCTTTTCCACCTGCAGCAGCCGCTGCGGGGGCTGTATGTCTTCATGACCCCGCACTTCACCTCGGCGATCGCGGCCTTCGGCATCGTCTTTTCGACCTACGGCGCGATAGTGGCGTCGGAGCTCTGGTTCGTCTACCGGAGGCATTTTGTCGAGGCCGCGCTGCCGCTCAAGGAGAAGTCCGGCAAGAGCCCGGTCGAGTGGTTCACGTATCTCGTCTTCTGCGCCTTGACGCTCGGCGTGTATGACGTGAGCGAGAAATCCCTCGAGAAAGACGAAAAGGCGGTCAAAGTCCTTGCCGCTGCGGGCATCCCGGTGGCGCTCTTTCTCCATGGCTACGCGGGCTTCATCTTCGGCTCGGTCAAGGCGAACGCCCTCTGGATGACCCCGCTCATGCCGGTGATCTTCATCATGTCCGCGATCGTCTCCGGCATCGCCCTCTGCATGTTCACCTATATCGTTGCCATGGAGCTGAGAAAGCTGTTCAGTGCCTCAAGGAGGCGCGCTGCGTTCCGTGCTCTCCCTGCCGATCACTCCCCCGCTCACCAGGGCAGGTCACTGCAGGGCGCCGAGCCCGGAGTGATCCAGATTACGTCGCGCTACTTGCTGCTCTTCCTCGTCGCAGCGATAAGCCTCGAGCTCCTGGACCTTATCTTCAGGGGCTATACGGCGGTGAAGTCGTGGGATGTCCTGAGGAGCGTCATCTACGGCAAGGATTTCATCAGTATCTTCATCCTGCAGTACGGGCTCGGCAATCTTGTCCCCCTGATTCTTTTCCTCATGCCCGGTCTGACGGTGCGGCGCGCCCTGCTCGGAACGCTCCTTGTGCTCTTCGGCGTTTTCATGATGCGGTGGAACGTGGTCATCGGCGGCCAGGCCTTCTCGCTCACCTTTGCGGGATACATGCACTATCACCTGCCGATCATCCCGCACGACTACGAGACCTTCAAGGAAGGCCTCGCCGGTGCGCTCACCGTAGGGCTCATGCCCTTTCCCCTCTTCTGGGTGATGTCGAAGATATTCCCCGTGTTCGACAGCGGCGGGAGACATGAGTGA
- a CDS encoding 4Fe-4S dicluster domain-containing protein has product MITRRNFLRSALAGAAGLALPITALELLGPRRLRAERYDSSGVRWVFLVDTYKCVGCGLCVKACKQENEIPYDANVTRTWVERYVLTRDNRLFADSPKGARDGFITSRIDLGQGRYQDIKKEDIKKAFFVPKLCNQCENPPCVQVCPVGATYQAADGVVLVDRKWCIGCGYCIMACPYGVRFFHPNYHVAEKCNFCYHRITRGMKSACVDACPFGARQIGNIKDPDDPVTKVIMTERVAVLKEEYGTKPQVYYLGLSKEVR; this is encoded by the coding sequence ATGATTACGAGAAGGAATTTCCTGCGCTCCGCGCTCGCGGGCGCTGCGGGGCTGGCGCTGCCGATCACCGCGCTGGAGCTGCTCGGTCCCCGCCGGCTGCGGGCCGAGAGGTACGATTCGTCCGGGGTGCGGTGGGTTTTTCTCGTGGATACGTATAAATGCGTCGGCTGCGGCCTCTGCGTCAAGGCCTGCAAGCAGGAGAACGAGATCCCCTATGATGCGAACGTCACGCGGACCTGGGTCGAGCGCTACGTCCTGACCAGGGACAACAGGCTCTTCGCCGATTCGCCGAAGGGCGCGCGGGACGGCTTCATCACGAGCAGGATCGACCTCGGCCAGGGCAGGTACCAGGATATAAAAAAGGAAGACATAAAGAAGGCGTTCTTCGTTCCCAAGCTCTGCAACCAGTGCGAGAATCCTCCCTGCGTGCAGGTCTGTCCCGTGGGCGCGACCTACCAGGCGGCTGACGGAGTGGTGCTCGTCGACCGGAAGTGGTGCATCGGCTGCGGCTACTGCATCATGGCCTGTCCCTACGGCGTGCGCTTCTTCCATCCGAACTACCATGTTGCGGAAAAATGCAACTTCTGCTACCACCGGATCACCAGGGGGATGAAGAGCGCCTGTGTCGATGCCTGCCCCTTCGGCGCACGGCAGATCGGGAATATCAAGGACCCGGACGACCCGGTCACGAAGGTCATCATGACCGAGCGGGTAGCGGTCCTGAAGGAAGAGTACGGGACCAAGCCGCAGGTCTACTACCTGGGCCTGAGCAAGGAGGTGCGTTAG
- a CDS encoding LptF/LptG family permease, whose translation MLLIQKLYIKEFLTTLLVLGFGIALVFSIMGFIDRIDDFMPHKPSIGMLLGYIVLTIPRNLHYLLAMATLLSSLFVFSQAIKRKEIVIIKAASGRMKRMLLPFVGIGVLLTFFGFVLGEIVVPLTSKEVRALKHQITKKKKGVTFKEGTLYMRSKDGSIVRIGLYLPEQNLSKGVSIFRLDADGLKERIDAELAEWEGDTWKLKDVAVSDIAAGTVTRMPELQYPLIGSPKIFQEDLWELSEMTMIELVGYQKRLTEAGFKNPKLVVDISSRLSYPLVNLFMLLLGISLSAGSDQKALRGIIPARFATHGGLIAAGLGLVISLFYWFSYSLFLSLGYAGAIPAAVAPWIVPALFAVVSVYLYSQIPE comes from the coding sequence ATGCTGCTTATACAAAAGTTATATATCAAAGAGTTCCTCACCACCCTGCTGGTCCTCGGCTTCGGCATAGCCCTGGTCTTCAGCATCATGGGCTTCATCGACCGGATCGATGATTTCATGCCCCACAAGCCTTCGATAGGGATGCTGCTGGGCTATATCGTCCTCACCATCCCCCGGAACCTGCACTACCTGCTGGCGATGGCGACGCTCCTGAGCAGCCTCTTCGTCTTCTCGCAGGCGATCAAGCGGAAGGAGATCGTGATCATCAAGGCGGCCTCGGGCCGGATGAAGAGAATGCTCCTGCCTTTTGTCGGCATCGGCGTGCTCCTGACCTTCTTCGGCTTCGTCCTGGGGGAGATCGTCGTTCCCCTTACGTCAAAGGAGGTGCGGGCGCTCAAGCACCAGATAACCAAAAAGAAAAAGGGCGTCACCTTCAAAGAAGGCACGCTTTATATGCGGAGCAAGGACGGCTCCATCGTCCGCATCGGCCTCTACCTGCCCGAACAGAACCTCTCGAAGGGAGTGAGCATCTTCAGGCTCGATGCAGACGGGCTGAAAGAGCGGATCGACGCCGAGCTCGCCGAATGGGAAGGAGACACCTGGAAGCTCAAGGATGTCGCTGTCTCGGATATCGCTGCCGGCACGGTCACGAGGATGCCCGAACTGCAGTATCCCCTGATCGGGTCGCCGAAGATATTCCAGGAGGACCTCTGGGAGCTCAGCGAGATGACGATGATCGAGCTGGTGGGCTACCAGAAGCGGCTCACCGAGGCGGGCTTCAAGAACCCGAAGCTCGTCGTCGATATCAGCTCCCGCCTCTCCTATCCGCTCGTCAACCTCTTCATGCTGCTCCTCGGCATATCGCTCTCCGCAGGAAGCGACCAGAAGGCGCTCAGGGGGATCATCCCCGCCCGCTTCGCCACGCACGGCGGCCTGATCGCAGCGGGCCTGGGGCTCGTCATAAGCCTGTTCTACTGGTTCAGCTACTCCCTGTTCCTTTCGCTGGGCTATGCCGGCGCCATCCCGGCCGCTGTAGCTCCCTGGATCGTTCCGGCGCTCTTCGCCGTCGTGTCGGTATACCTCTACAGCCAGATACCCGAATAA
- a CDS encoding metalloregulator ArsR/SmtB family transcription factor: protein MNGPKSIYEMQAEVCKVFSSPLRIEIIDALEEGEKSVGELISLLGSPASNISQHLSLMRAKGILSCRREGAVVYYHIAHYKITEACTIMKEVLLDLLTERGDMARLVRGAE from the coding sequence ATGAACGGTCCTAAATCTATATATGAGATGCAGGCTGAAGTATGCAAAGTGTTCTCGAGCCCCTTGAGGATCGAGATTATCGATGCTCTCGAGGAGGGAGAAAAGTCGGTCGGCGAGCTCATCAGCCTCCTCGGCTCGCCCGCATCGAATATTTCCCAGCACCTTTCGTTGATGAGAGCCAAAGGCATCCTGAGCTGCCGGAGGGAGGGCGCCGTGGTCTATTATCACATTGCCCATTATAAAATCACCGAGGCCTGCACGATCATGAAAGAGGTCCTGCTGGATCTGCTTACCGAGCGCGGAGATATGGCGCGCCTGGTCAGGGGAGCGGAATAA
- the hemB gene encoding porphobilinogen synthase, which yields MFPVHRYRRLRKNEVIRSMVRETAIAPDDFIYPLFVTFGKGVRKEISSMPGCYQESVDEVVKHAKEVHALGIPSIILFGIPGQKDELGTAAYADNGEVQQAIRAVKDAVPDLYVITDVCMCEYTNHGHCGFIEKGEVNNDKTLNLLAMEALSHARAGADMVAPSDMMDGRVEAIRKALDSEGFSGVPIMSYAAKYASAFYGPFREAAESTPQFGDRRSYQMDPANRREAIKEVALDVAEGADIVMVKPALSYLDIISDVKASFGVPVAAYNVSGEYSMVKAAGKMGWIDEARVMMEILLSIKRAGADLILTYFAKDAAKLLNA from the coding sequence ATGTTTCCTGTACATAGATACAGAAGGCTCAGAAAGAACGAAGTCATCAGGAGCATGGTCAGGGAGACGGCCATCGCTCCTGATGATTTTATTTATCCCCTCTTCGTGACCTTCGGCAAGGGCGTGAGGAAAGAGATCTCCTCCATGCCCGGCTGCTACCAGGAGTCGGTCGATGAGGTCGTAAAGCACGCAAAAGAGGTGCACGCCCTCGGCATCCCCTCGATTATCCTCTTCGGCATTCCCGGGCAGAAGGACGAGCTCGGCACCGCGGCCTATGCGGACAACGGCGAGGTCCAGCAGGCGATCAGGGCGGTCAAGGACGCTGTCCCCGATCTCTATGTCATCACCGATGTCTGCATGTGCGAGTATACGAACCACGGCCATTGCGGCTTCATCGAAAAGGGAGAGGTCAACAACGATAAGACGCTCAACCTCCTCGCCATGGAGGCGCTGTCCCATGCGCGGGCAGGCGCTGACATGGTCGCCCCTTCGGATATGATGGACGGCAGGGTCGAGGCGATACGGAAGGCGCTCGACAGCGAGGGGTTTTCGGGTGTCCCCATCATGTCCTATGCCGCAAAGTATGCCTCGGCATTCTACGGCCCCTTCAGGGAGGCGGCTGAATCGACGCCGCAGTTCGGGGACCGCCGCTCCTACCAGATGGACCCCGCCAACCGGCGCGAGGCGATCAAGGAGGTCGCCCTCGACGTTGCGGAAGGCGCCGATATCGTCATGGTCAAGCCGGCGCTGTCGTACCTCGATATTATCTCCGATGTCAAGGCATCCTTCGGCGTGCCGGTCGCGGCCTATAACGTAAGCGGCGAATATTCGATGGTAAAGGCCGCCGGCAAGATGGGCTGGATCGACGAGGCCCGGGTGATGATGGAGATCCTCCTGTCGATCAAGCGCGCCGGAGCCGACCTCATCCTCACCTACTTCGCCAAGGACGCGGCAAAGCTCCTGAACGCCTGA
- a CDS encoding methyl-accepting chemotaxis protein has product MGFTVTISKKLRGSFTALVCFLVLVTILGFSGITAVKKRLDHIVQDRVEKIILSARMSDSILTAARMSRMILIIESHAKRTELSEKIRAENRKFGEALSQFEKMKFTETGQKLLAELKSAYAQAVPIDERLIDLALKYENEEARALLLAEAAPAMQRVEDTLEAIISRQVANSKTEKEQAEQAIARVRIIVLAVGLSAVLLVIVMGYLIPKGIITPLNQARAVMQEMAAGDLTAAVENGKADETGQLLRTMSSMSASLKTVIAEVKQTADSVAAASHQLAAGADRMSQGIGNQSTRSVQIATASEEMSQTVVDMARNAASIAESATRTLEVARDGRAIVGKSIEEVNRIAETTEQTARNISSLSERSRQIGEIVTVIKDIADQTNLLALNAAIEAARAGEQGRGFAVVADEVRKLAERTSRSTAEISEMIAAMQGDVEAAIHAIGSGKSNVESGVSHAREAGDALNSIVASVNELQGMVQQIASATEEMSSAAEQINIDIKSIADVASENSGTSGQVSDAAQNLERTSTALQEIVGRFKV; this is encoded by the coding sequence ATGGGATTTACGGTAACCATCAGCAAGAAGCTCAGGGGTTCCTTTACTGCGCTGGTCTGTTTTCTGGTCCTGGTCACGATCCTGGGGTTCAGCGGAATTACGGCGGTGAAGAAGAGGCTGGATCATATCGTCCAGGACCGGGTCGAGAAGATAATCCTCTCGGCCCGCATGTCGGATTCGATCCTGACCGCGGCCCGCATGAGCCGGATGATCCTCATCATCGAAAGTCACGCCAAACGGACCGAGCTCTCTGAAAAGATCAGGGCCGAAAACAGGAAGTTCGGCGAGGCCCTTTCCCAGTTCGAGAAGATGAAATTCACCGAGACCGGGCAGAAGCTCCTCGCGGAGCTCAAGAGCGCCTATGCTCAGGCGGTGCCGATAGACGAACGGCTTATCGATCTGGCCCTGAAGTACGAGAATGAGGAGGCCCGGGCCCTGCTCCTCGCCGAAGCGGCCCCTGCCATGCAGCGGGTGGAGGATACGCTCGAAGCAATTATCAGCCGCCAGGTCGCCAACAGCAAGACCGAGAAGGAGCAGGCAGAGCAGGCGATAGCCCGCGTCCGGATAATCGTGCTCGCGGTCGGGCTCTCGGCGGTGCTCCTGGTCATCGTTATGGGGTATCTCATTCCCAAGGGGATCATAACGCCGCTCAACCAGGCGCGGGCCGTTATGCAGGAGATGGCTGCAGGAGATCTGACCGCAGCCGTGGAAAACGGGAAGGCTGACGAGACCGGGCAGCTGCTGCGGACCATGTCTTCGATGAGCGCCAGCCTTAAGACCGTTATCGCGGAGGTCAAGCAGACAGCCGACAGCGTCGCTGCAGCGAGTCACCAGTTGGCCGCCGGCGCGGACCGGATGTCGCAGGGCATCGGGAACCAGTCGACGCGGTCCGTCCAGATAGCTACCGCTTCGGAGGAGATGTCCCAGACGGTCGTTGATATGGCGAGAAACGCCGCGAGCATAGCCGAATCCGCAACCAGGACCCTCGAGGTTGCCCGCGACGGACGCGCCATCGTCGGCAAATCGATCGAGGAGGTGAACCGCATCGCCGAGACGACGGAGCAGACCGCGCGGAATATCTCATCCCTGAGCGAGCGCTCCCGCCAGATCGGCGAGATCGTCACTGTTATCAAGGATATCGCCGACCAGACGAACCTTCTCGCCCTGAACGCGGCGATCGAGGCCGCCCGCGCCGGGGAACAGGGGCGCGGCTTCGCCGTGGTCGCCGACGAGGTGAGGAAGCTTGCGGAGCGGACCTCCCGGTCCACTGCCGAGATAAGTGAAATGATCGCGGCAATGCAGGGCGACGTGGAAGCGGCGATCCATGCCATCGGCAGCGGCAAGTCCAACGTAGAGAGCGGCGTCTCCCACGCGCGCGAGGCGGGCGATGCGCTCAACTCGATTGTCGCATCGGTGAATGAGCTGCAGGGCATGGTGCAGCAGATCGCGTCCGCAACCGAAGAGATGTCGTCCGCCGCCGAGCAGATCAATATAGATATCAAGTCGATTGCCGATGTCGCGAGCGAAAACTCGGGGACCTCCGGCCAGGTCTCGGATGCGGCGCAGAACCTCGAGCGGACCTCCACCGCCCTCCAGGAGATCGTGGGCAGGTTCAAGGTTTAG
- a CDS encoding response regulator: MLVRRAVAIDDEQAVLSTIVELTALLGLEVKGFLCPAAALAYIRANRVDLILTDFRMPGMDGVELVREVRKIDGDVPIVMITGNAEDEELRRRAWSSGVTDILGKPIDCRRFDAIIRTIMK; this comes from the coding sequence ATGTTAGTGAGAAGGGCGGTCGCCATTGATGACGAACAGGCGGTGCTGTCGACGATCGTCGAGCTGACTGCGCTGCTCGGGCTTGAGGTGAAGGGGTTTTTGTGCCCTGCAGCCGCCCTTGCCTATATAAGGGCCAACAGGGTCGACCTCATTCTTACCGACTTCAGGATGCCCGGGATGGATGGGGTGGAGCTGGTGAGAGAGGTCCGCAAGATCGACGGCGATGTGCCGATCGTGATGATCACCGGCAATGCGGAGGACGAGGAGCTGCGCCGGAGGGCATGGAGCAGCGGCGTCACCGATATCCTCGGCAAGCCCATAGACTGCCGGCGCTTCGATGCGATCATCCGCACGATCATGAAGTAG
- a CDS encoding iron-sulfur cluster assembly accessory protein translates to MITITDKAAEKAKSILAAEGKDSWGLRIYSAGGGCCGPSYGLDIDERPLADDEVIEQAGLRVFVDKNTGTTLAGMQLDYLEDGEQEGFILTGGSAPSCGPQSSGGCGSGCSSCG, encoded by the coding sequence ATGATTACGATTACCGATAAAGCTGCCGAGAAGGCGAAATCCATACTGGCGGCCGAGGGCAAGGACAGCTGGGGCCTGAGGATCTACAGCGCAGGCGGCGGCTGCTGCGGGCCGTCATACGGCCTCGATATAGACGAGAGGCCCCTTGCCGACGACGAGGTCATCGAGCAGGCCGGCCTGAGGGTCTTCGTGGACAAGAATACGGGCACGACCCTTGCCGGCATGCAGCTCGACTATCTCGAGGACGGCGAACAGGAGGGCTTTATCCTCACCGGCGGGTCTGCTCCTTCGTGCGGCCCCCAGAGCAGCGGCGGTTGCGGATCGGGCTGCAGCAGCTGCGGGTAA
- a CDS encoding LptF/LptG family permease, with protein sequence MLLLHRSILKELLTSFLLSLLFLNFTLMMEKILRLSRILSGVGASLLDISRIIFYLQPQLLILTIPMALLLSVLLAYGRMNADSELVILRGSGMSFKGISTPVLYLGVACFVLSLGMSFYLGPKGSTAMRQSLVEILTRRAPMTIEEGIFNTAFKDIVILVKEKPSPDRLSGIFIVDERKKEEQRVIVAKEGRLAPEEETLSFSLLDGHIYITRKNTFTEISFGKYHFTLTPSVEPSERKNSELTPFELLSAARSAPDKGTPLMLEFFRRISMPAICLVLVFLGPALSLMAGKSGRLGGLTVGLAVFAFYYMLLLYGENLARTGKVPPAAGAWLSFAVLTICSLVVFERVSRK encoded by the coding sequence ATGCTTTTACTCCACCGCTCTATACTCAAGGAGCTCCTCACCTCGTTCCTGCTCTCCCTGCTCTTCCTGAACTTCACGCTCATGATGGAGAAGATCCTGCGCCTGAGCAGGATACTTTCGGGGGTCGGCGCCTCCCTGCTCGATATCTCGCGGATCATTTTCTACCTGCAGCCCCAGCTCCTCATTCTCACCATTCCCATGGCCCTGCTGCTCTCGGTGCTCCTGGCCTACGGACGGATGAACGCCGACAGCGAGCTCGTCATCCTCCGGGGCAGCGGCATGTCGTTCAAAGGCATCTCTACCCCGGTGCTCTACCTGGGGGTCGCCTGCTTCGTCCTCAGCCTCGGCATGAGCTTTTACCTCGGTCCCAAGGGGAGCACGGCGATGCGGCAGAGCCTGGTCGAGATCCTCACCCGGCGGGCGCCGATGACCATAGAGGAGGGCATCTTCAATACCGCCTTCAAGGATATCGTCATCCTCGTGAAAGAGAAGCCCTCTCCCGACAGGCTCTCGGGGATATTCATCGTCGACGAGCGGAAGAAAGAGGAGCAGAGGGTGATTGTCGCAAAGGAGGGGAGGCTGGCGCCTGAAGAGGAGACCTTGAGCTTCTCTCTCCTGGACGGCCATATCTATATCACCAGGAAAAATACGTTTACCGAGATATCCTTCGGGAAGTACCACTTCACGCTGACCCCCTCGGTCGAGCCGTCGGAACGGAAAAACAGCGAGCTCACTCCCTTCGAGCTGCTCAGCGCTGCGCGGAGCGCCCCGGACAAGGGCACGCCGCTCATGCTCGAGTTCTTCAGGCGCATCTCGATGCCGGCGATCTGCCTCGTCCTCGTATTCCTGGGGCCTGCGCTCTCGCTGATGGCCGGCAAATCGGGAAGGCTGGGCGGGCTTACGGTGGGGCTGGCGGTCTTCGCCTTCTATTATATGCTGCTCCTCTATGGAGAGAACCTGGCGAGGACCGGCAAGGTGCCGCCGGCTGCCGGCGCGTGGCTCTCGTTCGCTGTCCTGACGATATGCTCCCTCGTCGTCTTCGAGCGGGTGAGCAGGAAGTAA
- a CDS encoding helix-turn-helix transcriptional regulator — protein sequence MRKRKLVTSREIGEKIRKRRSELKLSQQELADMLGVTYQQVQRYESGRNKLNAENIQIIAEALSVPVVYFFESAPAPTMMIAEERPPYAAPDESALLRHFRKIRGKTSRNIVIQVARLAAETKE from the coding sequence ATGCGTAAACGCAAGCTTGTCACCAGCAGGGAGATCGGCGAGAAGATCAGGAAGCGGCGGAGCGAGCTCAAGCTGTCGCAGCAGGAGCTTGCCGATATGCTCGGGGTCACCTACCAGCAGGTGCAGCGGTACGAGAGCGGGAGGAACAAGCTCAATGCGGAGAACATCCAGATCATCGCCGAGGCGCTCTCGGTGCCGGTCGTGTATTTCTTCGAATCCGCCCCGGCTCCGACGATGATGATCGCCGAAGAGCGCCCTCCTTATGCAGCTCCGGACGAAAGCGCGCTCCTCAGGCACTTCAGGAAGATCAGAGGCAAGACCTCCAGGAATATCGTCATTCAGGTCGCACGCCTGGCCGCCGAGACAAAAGAGTAA
- the deoC gene encoding deoxyribose-phosphate aldolase gives MSERKRERAPRYGSKKLAPSDLARYIDQSLLTPSATEADIITLCKGAIKYNFYAVCVQPYYVPLCKAILTGYDTKVVTVIGFPHGMTMRNVKVYEAGQAVLFGAQELDIVVNIGAVRSGNFDFVIEEVTEVVNATRSAAHKIILETCYLDEREKKAVAEIAAACGAGFVKTSTGFGTRGATIKDVKLLREIVKDRAGIKASGGIKTLEQMVKFIDAGASRIGTSAGVEIMKEALIA, from the coding sequence ATGTCAGAGAGAAAAAGGGAGAGGGCCCCTCGCTATGGCAGTAAGAAGCTTGCTCCTTCGGACCTTGCGCGGTACATCGACCAGAGCCTCTTGACCCCCTCGGCAACCGAAGCCGATATCATAACGCTCTGCAAAGGGGCTATCAAGTACAACTTCTACGCTGTCTGCGTCCAGCCCTACTACGTGCCGCTCTGCAAGGCCATCCTGACCGGATACGATACAAAGGTAGTGACGGTGATCGGCTTTCCCCACGGCATGACCATGAGGAACGTCAAGGTCTACGAGGCGGGCCAGGCGGTGCTCTTCGGCGCGCAGGAGCTCGACATCGTCGTAAATATAGGGGCCGTGAGGTCGGGCAATTTCGACTTCGTCATAGAGGAGGTTACCGAGGTCGTGAACGCGACGAGGTCCGCGGCCCACAAGATCATCCTCGAGACCTGCTACCTCGATGAACGGGAAAAAAAGGCCGTCGCCGAGATCGCCGCCGCCTGCGGGGCGGGGTTCGTCAAGACCTCCACCGGGTTCGGGACCAGGGGCGCGACGATAAAGGACGTGAAGCTGCTCAGGGAGATCGTGAAAGACCGTGCGGGAATCAAGGCCTCCGGCGGCATCAAGACCCTTGAGCAGATGGTCAAGTTCATCGATGCGGGGGCGTCGCGCATCGGCACGAGCGCAGGCGTCGAGATCATGAAAGAGGCGCTGATCGCGTAA